Below is a window of Camelina sativa cultivar DH55 chromosome 11, Cs, whole genome shotgun sequence DNA.
TCTGGGGATCAGAAAAAGTAAggagaagtaaaagaaaaaattgaaactttctcCACCACGCATCTGCTGGGTTGGCGAAGACACGTCAGCATTTCAACAAAAAGACGCATTTAAACATGTTGTGATGTGTGTGGCCCTTTCTCATTTCTTAACCACGTCGTCTGCATAAACCGATCGCTCTACGTCTCTCTCCTCACCGACGAAGATCTCATTCACTGCCCCTTTTCTCTGTGTTAATCGGTGGAATCTCTCGTCCTGCTTTCTTTTTTCCCGGTAGATCGATCCAGCTAGGAGATCAACCATGAATCCTGAATAGtaagaaccttcttcttcttctcttatcgTTCAGATCGAATTAGCGTCTTTGAAAGCTATTGCGTGCGATGTAATTTACTTTCTCTTTCGATTTTGGTTCGGATCATTGTTTTTGAGCAATATTTttcattgatgatgatgatgagcgtTGTTATTCTGATTTGATCGATTTCGATTTGGAGTCTCGTTTCGTTGGGTCGGGCTTTTGATTAGATCTATGAATAAAATTGGTTGAGATCTGTTGTTCATCTTTATTTTTGAATTCACAGACGATTTCTCGTAGTTTGAAATTTTCATACTCGATTTGGATTAAAGAGCATGAGATTTCGTTTTGAATTTCGTGATTACTGTGATTCTATGAGCTTCGTTCTCAATGTTTTACAAGATGTGTGTATCGAAATATTATAGCTGGAGAAAATTATCAGAAAtgcttattagttattattgaTGTGTGTCTTATGCTTCTTTCTACTCATTTTGATCTGCAGTGACTATCTGTTCAAGCTTTTGCTTATTGGTGATTCTGGTGTTGGAAAGTCATGCTTGCTTCTAAGGTTTGCTGTAAGTCATTTCATCTCTCTTACACTCTCTTTTTGTGCTTCTGAGAATCAGATGCTGGACATTATTAGTTCATGCTTCACATTAAGCTCTAGTTCAGTTTGTGCCTTTTAGATgatacaaaaattggttttctCTGTGAAGTATTAAGTGCCATTGTTGGTCTTCTGAAGTGGttgtcacaatttttttttggttatgtgcAGGATGATTCCTACCTGGATAGCTACATCAGTACCATTGGTGTTGACTTTGTAAGTCTCTTACACTTATCTATTATTGGTCATGCATGATGAATCATgaaggtttttaattttgtaatgacGTTATTGCAGAAAATCCGCACAGTTGAACAAGATGGAAAGACCATCAAACTCCAGATTGTAAGTTGTCTAACTCGAGTAGTGTCAGTGTCACAACCACTTGTAATTTTTGTATGCGCATATGATCCATACTCCACTTATTACGATTATCATTTATGCAGTGGGATACGGCAGGGCAAGAACGTTTCAGAACGATCACCAGCAGTTACTACAGAGGAGCTCATGGAATAATTGTATGTTCATTATCATACTTGTGTTGTCTCCATGATATCTGACATCCATCAATGAGACTGAACCGTTTGTGTTTTCATTTCTTGTCAGGTGACTTATGATGTAACAGATCAAGAAAGCTTCAACAACGTCAAGCAATGGCTAAATGAAATCGACCGCTACGCTAGTGAGAATGTTAATAAGCTACTGGTTGGGAACAAGTGTGATCTCACATCACAGAAAGTTGTATCCACTGAGACAGCCAAGGTAATATTATCATACTATGCTACATTAAGGTGTTTTTACAGTCTTGTCTTAGAGGATTTTACTTAATTGTTTGTTCTGCCAACACAGGCTTTCGCAGATGAACTTGGAATCCCATTCTTGGAAACAAGTGCCAAGAATGCTACCAATGTCGAAGAAGCTTTCATGGCCATGACTGCTGCCATCAAGACAAGGTAAACTCATTGCCAAGCTCAAGCTCATGCACTGGTTACAGTTGTTAATCAGCCTTTAACCCGGTTTTGTGTCTTGCAGAATGGCAAGCCAACCTGCAGGAGGATCCAAGCCACCAACAGTCCAGATCCGAGGACAACCTGTGAACCAGCAATCAGGCTGCTGCTCCTCTTGATTCGATTTGGTAACACACTTAACATATATTATCATTCGTttgcatgtaagacatctggaTATCGTTGCTTTCTTAAATCtttttgtatttggtttttcATTTCTTCACGTATGTCTAAAAGCTTTGAAATTCTTTGTAATGGTACTTGGAACAATAAACTCCTTTAGTAAAGTTTCTTCATGCTTATCAAGGAGttgtagaacaaaaaaagaaactaattgaaataaattaaaaacctgaaaaattacagcaaaattGGAAACTGGTTTAGCTAACttgtttaatttgaaaaaaggTGGGTTCGGAACACAAAAATCCTTCAGCTCTCTCATGGGAAAAGTATATCAATAACAATGAAATCAGAAGAACAAAATCCAAACCGAGTGAGAGATTACAGCGACAAAAGAGACCAGACGGAAGCGGAACCAAACCCGACAGTCTTACTTACCCAAAGTAGGGAACTGTGCAGTGTCCTCAATGGCCGGTGCAGCAGGTTCCCTGTATCTCGGGTTTCCTCCTCTTTGTCCACGTCCTCCCTCATTGGCTGGGGCTCTGTAATTCTggtttcctcctcctctttgtCCACGTCCTCCCTCATTGCCTGGGCCAGCAGCTTCTCCGTTCTTCTGGTTTCCATCTCGTTGCCCACGTCCTCCCCTTCCACCACGGTAACCACCTCTTGGGTAGTACCTTTCTCCATTTGCAGGTTTCAGAAACTCATTTATGCTCAAAGActacaacaccaaaaaaaagtaaaagcaatGAGACAGAATTCGAATGAAATGCATAATGCTTCTCTTTTTACTAGTAACTAAATTAAATGAGAAAAACATTGGTAAACTAGAAACCTTCTtggtcttctcttctctctcagtAACACGCTTGTCCTTCTCTGTTCCCTGAAAATAGAATTTCAAGGTTCGATAAGCACAGACTCAAGTAGACTAGAATAATATACTATAGAGTGGAAAAGGGGTCGTCCAAATATTTACCAGCTTGATGAAGACTTCATCGTTGTTGCTCTTTTTGCTTGAGAGCTGTTGCATGGCCTCAAAAGCTTTTGTGTCAACCTTCCTCTCCTCAACCTTGGTCGCTTGcagagctttcttcttctcctccaaaaCCTTCTCATACTCTTCCAAAGTCATCTCCTATAAATGCAAAATATTCTTCTCAAGGTGTTAGttaatatacacatatatgaCTTCAAAAGATGATACTGTACCTTGTTCTCAGGCTCCTTCTCTGGTTGCTCTTCAGCAGGTGTCTCTTTGTTCGCAATAGTTGCTTCACCTTCACCACTTTGCTTCTCAACAGTCACATTCTTCTCCACCGCAGCTGTGGATTCGTCAGTCACCCTAGAGATTTGAAGAGCACATTCATtattcaaacaacaaacaaaacagaaaacacatatctacaaagaaaaatatacttttaacaAAATACTTACGGAGCAATATCATCTTCAGTGGTTCCCCAGTTGCCACGGCCAGCACCATCACGTTTAAACTCACTTCTACTCGACAGTAAGTTTAAAATTACAAACCACACGAAACCAATCAGTACAAGACCAGCAATTGAGAAGATTGCTTACCCGTGACCAGTTCCACTGTGACGCTCAAAGTTCCTACGTGGGCGTTCAAAGTCACCTGATTCACCATTGTTGAAGCCTCCACGACGAGCACCACGAGCACCACGATCACCACGGTATCCACCAACAGACCCACCACGTCTTGctccatctccttcttctgAGCGCCTGTTGTAGCCTCCACCATAGCCGTTTTCATTGGCAGGAGCATCAGTGTTCCTGGAATCCCTGTTGTATCCACCACCTCTGCCTCGACCGTTACCACCTCCTCGTCCACCTCCACGACCTCCAGCAGGAGCGTTCTTGGCCTCCCTCACTactcaaattaaagaaaatgtaacatctgattatataaactatatagaaaaagaatcaACATCTCTACAAGGACCAATCTAAGTCGAATCATATCTGAATTTTACAGTCCAACCTATTGATTCAGGAGAATGCAAAGGTTGTCATATCATCACCACACCAATCAACAAGTTTGACTTACACACTAAATCAAAGACTGAGCAACACATCCAACTAAATACTGATCT
It encodes the following:
- the LOC104723337 gene encoding ras-related protein RABD2c, producing the protein MNPEYDYLFKLLLIGDSGVGKSCLLLRFADDSYLDSYISTIGVDFKIRTVEQDGKTIKLQIWDTAGQERFRTITSSYYRGAHGIIVTYDVTDQESFNNVKQWLNEIDRYASENVNKLLVGNKCDLTSQKVVSTETAKAFADELGIPFLETSAKNATNVEEAFMAMTAAIKTRMASQPAGGSKPPTVQIRGQPVNQQSGCCSS
- the LOC104723338 gene encoding H/ACA ribonucleoprotein complex subunit 1, giving the protein MATLNPFDLLDDDSEDPSQIVAAKPLKVEKSAPVQPAKSGKFPTKPAPPTQAVREAKNAPAGGRGGGRGGGNGRGRGGGYNRDSRNTDAPANENGYGGGYNRRSEEGDGARRGGSVGGYRGDRGARGARRGGFNNGESGDFERPRRNFERHSGTGHGSEFKRDGAGRGNWGTTEDDIAPVTDESTAAVEKNVTVEKQSGEGEATIANKETPAEEQPEKEPENKEMTLEEYEKVLEEKKKALQATKVEERKVDTKAFEAMQQLSSKKSNNDEVFIKLGTEKDKRVTEREEKTKKSLSINEFLKPANGERYYPRGGYRGGRGGRGQRDGNQKNGEAAGPGNEGGRGQRGGGNQNYRAPANEGGRGQRGGNPRYREPAAPAIEDTAQFPTLGK